The sequence AAGAGGTTTACTCCTTCGCTAAGAGGTTGGGATTGAGGCTTGCAGTTTAGGAGGTTTCTGTGCTTAAGATAGAGAGGGAAGTTATCCTTGCTCCTATGGCAGGTTACACTCACTCGGCCTTCAGGCGTCTTGCCAGGGAGCTGGGGGCAGATAGAACCTACTCGGAGCTCATGAACGCAACCGGAATTATCCATAGGGGAGATGAGAGGGAGCTCTCCTACTTCACCGATTTAGAAAGGCCCATTCACCTTCAAGTTTACGGCAGGAATCCCGAAGAGGTGGCCCAAGCTTCAGAGATTCTCGTTAAGAAGTACAGGCCGGATGCGATAGACATAAACTTTGGGTGTTCAGTTAAGAAGGTCCTAAAGGCAAAGGCTGCAGGTTATCTCCTTCAGTTCCCAAAGGAAATGGGCAGGATCGTTGAGGAGACAGTTAAGGCCTTAAAACCCTATAAAGTTCTGGTAACCGCCAAGATAAGACTCGGGTTTTACGAGGACAACTTAGAGGAGATTGCAGAGAACCTCCTGTCTGCTGGAGTTTCTGCAATAGCCCTTCACGGAAGGACCGCTAAGCAAGGTTTTTCAGGTAAGGCCAACTGGGATAGAGTAAGGGACCTTAAAGAGATGGCTGGAAAGGTTCCGGTGATAGGAAGTGGTGATGTGAGGGACTGGAAAGAGGTGGACGTAAAGTTTGAAGAAACAGGTTGCGACGGTATAATGATTGGAAGGGCTGCAGTTTCAAATCCCTGGATATTTAAGGAGTACAGGGAGAAGAGGGACATTGAAGTTAAACTTCCCGAAAGGGTTGACTTTATCCTTAGGGAACTTAGTATGATGTGGGAGTTCTTTGAGAGGGAGAGGGCTTGTAAAGTGATAAAGGCCCACATTACTCAGTTATTTAAAGGCATAAGGGGAAAGGCCAAGCTGAACGACTCTGTTATGAGGAGTAAGAGCTGTGACGAGCTTATAAGCAACCTTTTAAGGATAAAGGAGGAATTTTCGCCTTAACCACTTTACAAATTTACCTACCTTTGATAAATTTCCACTTGCCTTTTGCCACCGGTGAAACAGTAATGGGAGGTCTTAAATGCCACTAGATAAGGATGTAGTTCAGGAAATCGTTAAGAAGTACGGGTTCCACGAGAAAGATACAGGTTCTCCTGAGGTTCAGATTGCTATTCTTACAGAGAGGATTAAAAACCTTACTGAACACTTTAAAGAGCACAAGCACGATAACTACAACAAGAGGGCCCTTCAGAGATTAGTAGGTCGCAGGAAGAAACTCCTTAAGTACTTGAGGGAAAAGGACTTTAACAGGTACAGGAACATCGTTCTTAAGCTCGGTCTCAGGAAGTAATCTTTCGGGGCTTTCTGCCCCTTTCCTTCTCTCCCGCCCTTTCCTTCCCTGTGATATTATTCCTTAATCTGTATTAAATTTCTAATTAAGAAAAACACAATTTTTGGAGGTTTTCTATGCCAATATCCGAAGTTGCAGTTGAAGTTGGAGGTCGTCCTCTGCGTTTTCAGACGGGAAAAGTCGCTAAACAGGCCGACGGTTCTGTTGTCGTTTCTCAGGGCGATACTATGGTCTTAGTTACTGCTGTTATGAGCGATGAGCCGAGGGAGGATATAGACTTCTTTCCCCTATTGGTAGAGTACAGGGAGAGGGCTTACGCTGCAGGTAAGATTCCTGGTGGTTTCATAAAGAGGGAAGGAAAGCCTACGGACGAAGAAGTTTTAAAGTCTAGGGTTACTGATCGTTCAATTAGACCTATTTTTCCTAAAGGCTTTAGGAATGACGTTCAAGTTGTCGCCTTCGTAATTTCCGCCGATCAGGAGAACGATCCGGCAGTTCTGGCTATAAACGGAGCATCTGCTGCCCTTCACATCTCAAGAATTCCTTTTGAAAAGCCAGTCGGAGCAGTTAGGGTTGCCCGGGTTAAGGGAGAGTGGAAGATAAACCCTTCCTATCAAGAGCTCCAAGAGGCAGATATTAACCTTATTGTTTCAGGAACCGAGGACGCCGTCGTTATGGTTGAAGGGGGTGCAGATCAGGTTCCTGAAGAGGAAGTCCTTGATGCAATTATGATTGCCCATGAAGAAATAAAGAAGATCGTTAAAGCTCAAGAAGAGCTCCGCCAGCTTGCAGGAAAACCTAAGTACCAGTTTGTTGCACCTTCACTTGATGAGGAGACGAAGGAAAGGATAAAACAGTGGGTCTTTGAGAGGATTGAACCTGTTATTACCATATCTGATAAGCACGAGCGAAGGGAGAAGTTAAGGGAGCTTAAAGAGCTTATGCTTATAGAACTGAAGATCCCTGAAGAGGATCACGCCCTTGCCAAGGAAGTGTTTAACGAGGCTGAGAAAGAGTTTGTAAGGAAGATGGTTCTTGAGAAGGGAATTAGGATTGATGGAAGGAAGCCCGATGAAATTAGACCAATTACGATAGAGGTTGGACTACTGCCGAGGGCCCACGGTTCAGCTCTCTTTACGAGGGGTCAGACCCAGGCCCTAGTTACTACAACTTTGGGAACTCCTGAAGAGTACCAAATCGTTGAGGGCCTTCTACCTGAAGAGCAAAAGAGGTTTATGCTTCACTACAACTTCCCTCCATTCTCAGTTGGTGAAATTGCCCCTATGAGAGGGCCTGGAAGGAGGGAGATTGGACACGGAGCCCTTGCAGAGAGGGCCCTTGCTCCTGTGATTCCTCCGGAGGAGGAGTTCCCCTACGTTATAAGGATCGTTTCGGACATCTTAGAGTCAAACGGTTCTTCCTCAATGGCAACAGTCTGTGGAGGTTCCCTCTCCCTTATGGACGCTGGAGTTCCTATAAAGGCTCAGGTTGCAGGTATTGCTATGGGCCTCATTATGGAAGGGGATAAGTTCGTTGTCCTTTCTGACATTCTCGGGGATGAGGACCACCTTGGAGATATGGACTTTAAGGTGGCTGGAACGAGGAAGGGCGTTACGGCAATCCAGATGGACTTGAAGGTTAAGGGTATAAGCAGAGAAGTCCTCTCAAAGGCACTTGAACAGGCACGGAGGGGAAGGCTCTACATCCTTGATAAGATGGATGAAGTTATAAGTCAACCGAGGAAAGAAATTTCCCCTTACGCCCCAAGGATTGTTACGACTAAGATTGAGCCTGAGAAGACGAGAGACCTTATCGGTCCCTCAGGTAAGACCATTAAAACGATAATAGATAAGGCCGGGGTTAAGATTACGATTAAGGAGGATGGAACGGTTCTAGTATCCGCTCCTTCAGAGGAGGCAGCGGCACAGGCCTTGAAGATGATTGAGGACGTTACGAGGGACCTTGAAGTTGGAAACACTTACCTAGGAAAGGTTACGAGGGTTGAAAACTACGGAGCCTTTGTTGAGCTTGCTCCCGGAAAGGTCGGCCTTATACACATATCAAAACTCCCTCCTGAGGTTAGGGAGAACATATTTGAGCACATTAAGGTCTCCGATGTCATTCCTGTTAAAATCGTTGAGTTTGATCAGATGGGTAGGCCTAAGCTTAGCCGCATAGACGTTACTCCCGAGGAAGAGAAGAGGTTAAGGGAGCAGGGAGGTTTCTACTCTGAGCCGGAGAAGGACAATGAGTAGTTGGGCTTGCGGTTGGGTCTTTTTAAAGGGAACGGAGATAGAGTTTAGTGAGGATTTCCTTGACGTTGCCGTTAAGCTCTATAACCTGCTAGGTGGGGAGTTAAAGAAGGAAGGGAGCTCCTTTAAGCTCCTCCTTCCTTCCCTACCAAATTTGGAAGAGGTTAACCTTGACTTCGTTAGGGGCCTTTTGGAGGCTGGAGGAGTTTTTGGTGAGGGAACCCTCTTCATTCCGAAGGTAAGGGGCTTTGAGGAAGAGCTGAGGGAGCTCCTAAATCCCTTTAACCCTTCAGAAACTGAGGAAGGGTTTTACTTTACGGGTGAAGGAGCTAATCTCTTAGCCCATGCCCTTTACGATGAAGAGAGCCAGGAGCGTTCGGAGCTCTTCTTTGAGAAGTTCCTTAAGTTTATAGCTGGGAGTGATTGGGAAAGGACCTTCTTTAAGTACTCTCTTGAGGGGGGAGCCCTTCCTCCCTTTAAAAAGAGAACTTCAGACAGTGGATTTGACCTTCACCTTGTTAAACTCATAAAGAAAGAGAGAAACCTCTACTTCTTTGATACAGGAGTTAGGGTTTCTCCTCCTCCCGGTTACTACTTTGATCTAGTTCCTCGTTCTTCAATCTTTAAAAGCGGTTTCATCCTTGCAAACTCCGTTGGGATAATAGATATGACTTATAGGGGGACGATTAAAGTTCCTCTGATTAAGATTAATCCTGGGGCTCCAGAGCCTCAACTTCCGTGGAGGGCCGTTCAGCTCATACCAAGGCGATTCTTCCCGCTTGAAGGAAAAGAGGTTAAAACCCTTGACCCTACGTTAAGGGGAGAGGGAGGATTTGGAAGTACTGGGTAAACCTACTCGGTTTCTTCCTATTCTTATTATTCTCTTGATATACTTCTTTAAACTACCAAATCAGGAAAGGGATGGTATTTCGAAAAAATTCCTTTAGTATTGGTATTCCCGATATAGACGGGGAACGTGAGTTATTATTGAAAATCTTCAAAAAGGTTTTAGAAGCCTTAGATCATGGAAAAAAAGATCACGTTTTTGCCTTAATTAAGGAGAAGTTTATTCCTCTTATAGAAAAATACAGAGAGCGTGAAGAAAGCTTAATGAGGAAGATCGGTTATCCGGATCTTGAGAAGCATAAAGAAGAACATGAGAATTTGCTTAAAAGGTTGCGTTTACTCGCAGATCTTGAAGATTTGGATCAATTAAGAAAGGAGTTAAGTTTTTTTTGTTTTAGGGTCGTGAGACATTTGTTGAAAGAAGATATGAAATTTAGGAGATTTTATAAGAAAAATTTTTCAAATAAAACGACTTTAGATTCTGAGTTAGAGAGGATTTTTGAAGAACTCCTTTTAACAAAATCCAGGGATTTTACTAAATATGTGAAGGACGAGTTTCATGTGGCAGAAATTGTAAGAAAACAGGTAGAAATAACGAAAGATTTCTTGTATTCATCACAAGATAAGAAAATTCAAGCTA comes from Thermovibrio guaymasensis and encodes:
- a CDS encoding tRNA dihydrouridine synthase — protein: MLKIEREVILAPMAGYTHSAFRRLARELGADRTYSELMNATGIIHRGDERELSYFTDLERPIHLQVYGRNPEEVAQASEILVKKYRPDAIDINFGCSVKKVLKAKAAGYLLQFPKEMGRIVEETVKALKPYKVLVTAKIRLGFYEDNLEEIAENLLSAGVSAIALHGRTAKQGFSGKANWDRVRDLKEMAGKVPVIGSGDVRDWKEVDVKFEETGCDGIMIGRAAVSNPWIFKEYREKRDIEVKLPERVDFILRELSMMWEFFERERACKVIKAHITQLFKGIRGKAKLNDSVMRSKSCDELISNLLRIKEEFSP
- the rpsO gene encoding 30S ribosomal protein S15, which encodes MPLDKDVVQEIVKKYGFHEKDTGSPEVQIAILTERIKNLTEHFKEHKHDNYNKRALQRLVGRRKKLLKYLREKDFNRYRNIVLKLGLRK
- a CDS encoding polyribonucleotide nucleotidyltransferase, whose product is MPISEVAVEVGGRPLRFQTGKVAKQADGSVVVSQGDTMVLVTAVMSDEPREDIDFFPLLVEYRERAYAAGKIPGGFIKREGKPTDEEVLKSRVTDRSIRPIFPKGFRNDVQVVAFVISADQENDPAVLAINGASAALHISRIPFEKPVGAVRVARVKGEWKINPSYQELQEADINLIVSGTEDAVVMVEGGADQVPEEEVLDAIMIAHEEIKKIVKAQEELRQLAGKPKYQFVAPSLDEETKERIKQWVFERIEPVITISDKHERREKLRELKELMLIELKIPEEDHALAKEVFNEAEKEFVRKMVLEKGIRIDGRKPDEIRPITIEVGLLPRAHGSALFTRGQTQALVTTTLGTPEEYQIVEGLLPEEQKRFMLHYNFPPFSVGEIAPMRGPGRREIGHGALAERALAPVIPPEEEFPYVIRIVSDILESNGSSSMATVCGGSLSLMDAGVPIKAQVAGIAMGLIMEGDKFVVLSDILGDEDHLGDMDFKVAGTRKGVTAIQMDLKVKGISREVLSKALEQARRGRLYILDKMDEVISQPRKEISPYAPRIVTTKIEPEKTRDLIGPSGKTIKTIIDKAGVKITIKEDGTVLVSAPSEEAAAQALKMIEDVTRDLEVGNTYLGKVTRVENYGAFVELAPGKVGLIHISKLPPEVRENIFEHIKVSDVIPVKIVEFDQMGRPKLSRIDVTPEEEKRLREQGGFYSEPEKDNE
- a CDS encoding dUTP diphosphatase, whose amino-acid sequence is MSSWACGWVFLKGTEIEFSEDFLDVAVKLYNLLGGELKKEGSSFKLLLPSLPNLEEVNLDFVRGLLEAGGVFGEGTLFIPKVRGFEEELRELLNPFNPSETEEGFYFTGEGANLLAHALYDEESQERSELFFEKFLKFIAGSDWERTFFKYSLEGGALPPFKKRTSDSGFDLHLVKLIKKERNLYFFDTGVRVSPPPGYYFDLVPRSSIFKSGFILANSVGIIDMTYRGTIKVPLIKINPGAPEPQLPWRAVQLIPRRFFPLEGKEVKTLDPTLRGEGGFGSTG